Proteins encoded together in one Streptomyces umbrinus window:
- a CDS encoding glycoside hydrolase family 6 protein: MVAVGLAALVVAASAGVWGAGTSGAREVSGAGGVSGVGPAWRGEPQVRGPGPAESFWVDPRSRAALQAAEWRLAGRTADALLMDRIAARPQAEWLNGPASRAVVRARTAAAARQGRTAVLVAYYIPHRDCGSYSGGGAWNAAGYRKWVDEFATGLGDRDAYVIVEPDAVAQTVAGCVSVVAEERYALLAYAVDRLKRQPGTRVYLDAGNSAWLPDTSRLVEPLTQSGIARADGFALNVSNFQTDAASSAYGNRLSAALGGKHFVIDTSRNGNGPYTGTDSWCNPPGRALGTPPTTATGAPLIDAYLWIKRPGESDGTCRGGPTAGQWWPSYALELARNARG, from the coding sequence GTGGTCGCCGTCGGGCTGGCCGCTCTGGTGGTCGCCGCCTCGGCGGGTGTGTGGGGTGCCGGGACTTCGGGTGCGCGTGAGGTGTCCGGCGCGGGCGGGGTGTCGGGTGTCGGTCCGGCCTGGCGGGGCGAGCCGCAGGTGAGGGGGCCCGGTCCCGCGGAGTCCTTCTGGGTCGATCCCCGGTCCCGCGCCGCCCTGCAGGCCGCCGAATGGCGCCTTGCGGGACGGACCGCTGACGCCCTGCTCATGGACCGGATCGCCGCCCGTCCCCAGGCCGAGTGGCTCAACGGGCCCGCGTCCCGGGCGGTGGTGCGGGCCCGTACCGCCGCTGCCGCACGACAGGGACGTACGGCCGTACTCGTCGCGTACTACATCCCGCACCGCGACTGCGGTTCGTACTCGGGAGGCGGGGCCTGGAACGCCGCGGGCTACCGGAAGTGGGTCGACGAGTTCGCGACGGGGCTCGGCGACCGGGACGCGTACGTGATCGTCGAACCGGACGCCGTGGCGCAGACGGTGGCGGGCTGCGTCTCGGTCGTGGCCGAGGAGCGGTACGCGCTGCTGGCGTACGCCGTGGACCGCCTCAAACGGCAGCCCGGTACCCGTGTCTACCTCGACGCGGGCAACTCCGCCTGGCTGCCGGACACTTCGCGGCTGGTCGAGCCGCTCACGCAGTCGGGCATCGCCCGCGCCGACGGCTTCGCGCTGAACGTCTCCAACTTCCAGACCGACGCGGCCAGTTCGGCGTACGGGAATCGGCTGTCGGCGGCTCTCGGCGGCAAGCACTTCGTGATCGACACCAGCCGCAACGGCAACGGGCCCTACACCGGCACCGATTCCTGGTGCAATCCGCCGGGCAGGGCCCTGGGAACACCGCCGACCACCGCCACCGGCGCTCCGCTGATCGACGCCTACCTGTGGATCAAGCGCCCGGGCGAGTCCGACGGCACCTGCCGGGGCGGACCGACCGCCGGACAGTGGTGGCCGTCGTACGCGCTGGAGCTGGCCCGGAACGCCCGCGGTTGA